AATGCCGCTGGCCGTGGTGCATGGGCAACCGGTCCTGCAGATTCCGCAGGACCTGTACATCCCGCCGGATGCGCTGGAAGTCATCCTGGATGCCTTCGAAGGTCCGTTGGACCTGCTGCTGTACCTGATCCGCCGGCAGAACCTGGATATCCTGGATATTCCGGTGGCCGAGATCACCCGCCAGTACGTCGAATACATCAACGTCATGCAGGAGCTGCGCTTCGAACTGGCGGCCGAATACCTGGTGATGGCGGCGATCCTGGCCGAAGTGAAGTCGCGGATGCTGCTGCCGCGGCCGCCCAGCGTGGAAGGCGAGGAAGCCGACCCGCGTGCGGAACTGGTGCGCCGGCTGCAGGAGTACGAACGTTTCAAGCAGGCTGCCGAGGACATCGACGCCCTGCCCCGCCAGGACCGCGACACCAGCCTGGCCCATGCCTTCGTGCCCGACCGCGCGGCGATCAAGCTGCCGCCGCCGGTGGACCTGAAGGAAATGCTGATGGCGCTGCACGACGTGCTCAAGCGCGCCGAGCTGTTCACCGGCCACGCGATCAAGCGCGAGGCCCTGAGTGTCCGCCAGCGCATGGGCGATGTGCTGGGCCGTCTGGAAGACGGCAGGTTCTACCGGTTTGAAACGCTGTTCACCGCCGAAGAAGGCAAGCTGGGGGTGCTGGTCACCTTCCTGGCCCTGCTGGAACTGGCCAAGGAACAGCTGCTGGACATCGTCCAGGAAGCTCCGCTGGCGCCGATCTACGTCAAATCCCTGG
This is a stretch of genomic DNA from Stenotrophomonas rhizophila. It encodes these proteins:
- a CDS encoding segregation and condensation protein A, with the translated sequence MTSELALDANPQIRPTAPQQQEMPLAVVHGQPVLQIPQDLYIPPDALEVILDAFEGPLDLLLYLIRRQNLDILDIPVAEITRQYVEYINVMQELRFELAAEYLVMAAILAEVKSRMLLPRPPSVEGEEADPRAELVRRLQEYERFKQAAEDIDALPRQDRDTSLAHAFVPDRAAIKLPPPVDLKEMLMALHDVLKRAELFTGHAIKREALSVRQRMGDVLGRLEDGRFYRFETLFTAEEGKLGVLVTFLALLELAKEQLLDIVQEAPLAPIYVKSLAAGNTNEPLQFNSEFDDNDAANDPD